In Penaeus monodon isolate SGIC_2016 chromosome 7, NSTDA_Pmon_1, whole genome shotgun sequence, the genomic stretch ccgccgcgttgtttcccttgggcaaggaacttcacctccattgcctgcctagccactgggtggctaagccagctcaagtcagtgctggtcccaagcccggataaaagaagagagaatgattacctaaaaaggtaccaccggcactctccgtggaaaggaactggggaccctaccacgtactcactccaagagcatcacaacgtgaaaactgcaattgagtatcatgctgtgaccacggcggctcagacatgaacctaccgttaaatgatgatgatgatatatatatatatatatatatatatatatatatatatatatatatatatatatattatatatattttaatatatacgtgtttttttttttttttttttttttttttgtgtgtgtgtgtgtgtgtgtgtgtgtgtgtgtgtgtgtgtgtgtgtgtgtgtgtgcatgtatgtatgtatgtatgtatgtatgtatgtatatgtatatgtagccaGATCTTAtctcgaggaggaggaatagaaaaaagagcTGTTTTTAGTGAAACGTTTTtgtgtctcttgtctctctctgttctgcttgctccttgcccaagggaacaacgcgccggccggtgactcgaaccctcgaactcagattgccatcgtcacagtcttgagtctgatgatctaaccactcggccaccgcggcctaatatatatatatatatatatatatatatatatatatatatatatatatatagagagagagagagagagagagagagagagagagagagagagagagagaaacagagacaatgagagagagagagagagagagagaaacagagacaatgagagacacatatatatatgtgtgtgtgtgtgtgtgtgtgtgtgtgtgtgtgtgtgtgtgtgtgtgtgtgtgtgtgtgtgtgtgtgtgtgtgtgtgtgtatatatatatatatataattatatatatatatatatatatatattatatatatatacacatatacatatacatatacatatacatatacatatacatatacatatacatacacatacacatacacatacatacatacatacatacatacatacacacacacacacacacacacacacacacacacacacacacacacacacatatatatatatatatatatatatatatatatatatatataatatatatatatatatacatatatacatatacgtatatgtatatatataaatatatgcgtatatgtgtatgtatatatatgtatatgtatatatatatatgtatatatatataatatatatatatatatatatatataaatatacaaaaaaaaatatatatgcatatatataatatatgtatatatataatatatgtatatatatatatatatatatatatatatatataacccagcgTGGTAGACGCACAAGCCAGTGCCCCTCCATCagcaggtcccaagcccgggtaaatgggGAGgcttgacggcaggaagggcatccggtcgtgaaaacgtgccaaaccgtaatgtAAATGCGAATACAAAGGAACAGAGATAAAGCTATGGCAAAGCCCGGAAGCGATGCGCATCGCCGTACATCTGCGAGAAGTGGCCAACAGCTGCCTTACCAGCAGCTTTAAAGAAGATAGCTcacaggggagaaaggaggaagaaaacggtGGAAGACAGAACGTTTGTGATCGCGACACTGAACGCGGGTAcaatggaggggaagagaagtggtGGATCCAATTGAGAGGAAGGAAATAGACGTGTTGTGTGTACAAGAAACTAGATGGAGAGGACAGAAGGCCAAGGAGCTGGAAAATGGATATAAGCTGTACTGCATGGGAGAGGACAATAGGAGGAATGGAGTAGGCGTGGTGCCGAGTCCAGAGATGAAAGAGGGGATTGTACAGGTGAACAGGGAGTCCAACAGGGTAATATGGTTAAAGATCAAGATAGGAGAAACAACGGTCAACGTTGTGGATTGGCGGGGACCTTAACGGTGACGTTGGGGAAGGCAGCCTTGATACAGAAGTTATAGGAAAGTACAGAGTTTGAACACGGAATGAAAGAGATAGAATTGTGGACTTTGCAACAGCGAAAAGCATGGCAGTAGTTAACACATACTTCCAATAAAAGACTGACTCATCGAGCAACCTATACTGGCGGTGGACAAAACACACAAGTTGACAACATCTTGTACAGGAGAAAGGAACTACTGAAAGTAAAGGACTGCTATGTCCTACCAAAAGAAGTTGTGGCCAAGCAGCATAAGCTGGTGGTCTGTAAAGTAGAGATGAAACAACTGAGAAAAACGAAACAGGTCAGGACATAGAAAACGCACTAGTGGAAGTTCAATGAAGAGGAACATCGGCATAAGTTTGTCCATTAAGTGGAGAAGAAcctggaagaggaagagcagatgTGGAGTACATTGAGTAGTGTAGTACAGGAAACAGAAGAAGTATTAAGATGTACTTCGGGAAAGAGATGGAATAAAAAGGAGACTTGGTGGTGGTGTAATGAGGTACAAGAGGCgctcaaagaaaagaaagagaggaaagcggaAAGAGATTTAAACAGGTGCAAGAAGACTATTGCGCCAATAAAAGGgcaaataaaaagacagagaagtgGCGAAGGCCAAAAGTAGAGCATATGAGGATTTACATAGCAGCTTAGAAGGGCAAGATGGTCAGAGAAAAGCTGTCAGGATAGCGAAACAGAAGAACAAGGAAGCACAGGACGTGTACCAAGCAGAAAGAGTGAAAGATGGTGAAGGACAGGTACTAACAGAAGACATACAGATaagggagaagtggaaggaaTACTATCAACAACTAATGAATGTAGAGAATCCAAGAGTAGAATGGGATATAGAAGCagcagaggaaagggaggtagaggaagtgagagaagaacAGGTGACAATGGCTGTGAAATGGATGAAGACAGGAAAAGCGGTAGGACCAGATGACATACCATTGGAAAACGGCAGTAAGGTGGCTAACGGAAATGTTCAGAAAGATCATAGAGATGAAACATATGCCAGATGAATGGAGAGCTAGCACTCTAACACCAATATTTAAGAATAAGGATGACATCCAGGATTGTGGAAACTTACCTCCCACACGCTAAAGATATGGGAAAGAATTATAGACAAGAAGCTAAGGATCAGAGCTTTCTGAGCAGCAGTTTGCCCTCATGCCTAATAGAAGCACAACGGGTGCAATATTTGCACTCTGTCAAAtaacaagagaaggagaaggacagagaggggcAAGAAGAGTTGCACTATATCTTCACTGACCTAGAGAAAGCATACAATCGGGTCCCAAGGCAGGAAGTATGGAATTGGGAGGTAGGAAAGAAATACATCAGATTGGTACAGGATATGTATGAGGGGAGTGCGGTGACCACCTCATGACGAGCTTACGCACATGATAGAGGCAGGCTCATGCTGTTTGGCAATTTGGCTCCCACTAATCACTGCAAAGCTTCCCAGGCCTAACCTAAGAGTACACATCACGGCTAGCCCATTTAAGCTGCAGAATCCAGAATTATGACACACTCATCAGCTAGACTCTGGCTACCAAGCACCCTTGTTTAATCTCCTCAAATAGGGTTTACTAacaaccacactggtgaccctcaGAGATATTGGTCCAGTTTAGCCATGACTCTGTCAGCCTCCTTGAAGCCGCTCCTTGCCTGCCTTCCggaatggtttctgcaggtggaacaggaaTTCCTATGCCACGTCACCTTACCAATCACCAAATATCAGATACTGCTGACAAATCTCGCACCTGAATTCCTCTCTGTCAGTGACCTTATCAGCAATCCCGAATACAACACATACTAACTTCTCAAGGATGTGATCCTGCAGCGAGCGGTGCCTTCCCCACTAAATGCATTGTGTGCCCTTTTCCTGACAACATCAACTGACGGCCGAACTCCCAAGGAAATACACCCACCACATCCAATGCACACACCTGTCTCCCGATATCCTGTGTTTTATGTTCCTCCAGCACCTCTGGCAGTGGTTCAAACTGCCCTACTAGTGTCAGAACTCCCCATCAAACAACTAGCCTCAAAAGCTGATGAAATCCTGGCTATTCATACTACCACACAAGCTTCAACCGTTATACCTTCCTGTTTTTCCGTGGGCCCCCATGGCACATCGTGCCGCACGCAACTAACGTTCGAACGGCTGTCACCGCAACGCTTCACAATGTCCCGGCTTCCCCACCACGTCTTGCCATCCCCAGCGCCGCCGTGCGAGACTCACGCCTCGACCGTCAAGCCTACGCCGCCGTCTGATCCCTCATTGGCGAGATATCCCAGATGCTGTACCACCCCTTTGCCTTTGTTTCTCATTGCCTTCGGCCCTCTGACAGTACCCCCTACCTTTCAACTCGTCTCTCGGAGTATCCGCTTTTCTCCAAATCAAAGCGTATCATCAGATCCCCATCGCCGAGGAGGACATCCCATAGACGGCTGTAACCACCCCCTTCAGCACATACAAATTTCTACGAATTCCATTCGGCATTTGCAACATCGCCCAAGCCTTTCAACATTTCACAAGCAACACCTTTATACCCTATTCAACTGCCTGCAGAAAGCCAGATCGTCTCACCCTGGTAGTGTCTTTGGAGCTCACTTTACTTTCTAGGATCACCATTACCACTGGTGGCATTAACCCGGCTCAGGAAAAGGTCACACTCAGGCGGTCTCTAGACCCCAACAAAGAGACGCTTTGGAGAACCTTTGGTATGATGTTTTCTTCAGTAGGTTTCATTCCCTGGGACACCTACTGCTCCCCTACACCCCCTCACTACATCCGTTGGTGCGACAGAGGTATCTGGCCCCGAGGCGAGTGCAGCCTTTCAGGCCCAGCAGATGCCTTAACTCAGCAGCCTTCTCAACACCCACATCGGGGGCAGGCTCAATATAGCCAAGCTGTTCTGCGACAGATCCGTATGGCGCCCTGACTTTCTTTTGCGACACTCCACTAGCAGCACAATCAATATTCGCGCCTTTGGCAGGAGCGCCTTGCGGTCTCTTCTACCTGAGCATTTCCAACATATGTTTGGGGGAAGATTCCCATCCTTGATGGTCAAAGCCCTTCTTTTTGCCCATGCACGCAGAGACTAGCTGTCCCTTGCAAACAAGGCAACCTGGTATATCATGCCCAGTTCACCACTAACATACGGCCATCTGGGTACCACACCAGCTGTGCCATTCTAGAATATGTAACCATGGTAAGTGCCAGCAACAGCCCTATCGACTACCATCAGATTTGCAGGGAGCAGCAACATAGCACTTCTCTCTCCAGGCTCACCAACAGAAATACCTCTCTTCATCTAGAGCAGGCACAGCTTCAGGACTCTCAGATTCCCATCCTCTGCAACACCTCACTAGGGCGACTTTGTCCTCACATATCCCTCCATCATTCTGTCAGCAGTTTTTCTAGGCTTACCATACTCATTGGGGAATCCATGCAACTCAGGACCTCATCTACAGGAAAGTCATATGGCCTGGCATCAATAGAGATGTCCGGGAATGGAGCCACACATGAATTGTGTGGCAGCGCAGTAAAGTTCACTGGCACACTAAGTCACCCCCCGCAGGTGTTCCTCATACCAGACGGCCGCTTCGAACATATACACCTCGACGCGATCGGTCCCCGCCTACCCAACCAGGGTTACAGCTATGACCTGACGATGATTGCCAGTTTACCAGGTGGCCTGGCCACGCACATTCAGGATAAGCCCACCATCACCATTTTGCAAGACTTCTACCACCATGGCTATCCTCGCTTGGAACTCTTGCGACAGTCACGACCGACCTCGGTTTTCAGTTCGAATCCGAGTTCTGGAAGAAGCTGAAGATTCTTCTCGACCGGACCACGGAACACCATCCCAGTGTCAACGGTATGGTGGAGTGCCTGCACCGCCAATTGAAAGAGGCCCTCACAGCTTTATCCTGCATTTGTCAGTGGATGCCCTTAGCGCTCCTGCACATACGGACCACTTTTTAAACAGGACCTTCAGTGCACTGCAGCTGAGATGGTTTATGGAACAAACCATAACCCTCCCTGTGGACTTCCTAGTGAGTTCCGGAAACCAGGACCTGGAAGCACTCGGAAGACATCGCAACCGCATGGCTAAGAACAATGCAAAATTTCGAATGTTTCTTTCGCCGCCTCTACACTGGAAGGGAGTGCTGTGGGTGACACCTTCGCTGTTTGTGATTCACGGTCTCCCTCCATTCCTGGAGCTTCCTGACCTATCTAGGAGGCACCAATCGCGGCTGGCCGCGTGAACCAAGAATTAAGACACGCACTCCTACGGCTTCTCTGACTATTTAAAACCCTCGTTTAACCTCCTCAAAATAAAGAGTTGATTTGACTTATTGTGTACACCACAGGAGCAATACCTATGAGATGTGCAGTACGGTGACACAGGGTTTGCGTACCAGTGGGACTACAGTAAGGCTCAGCGCTTAGCCCTTTCTCGTTTGCAGTCATTGCTGATTGCATGACGGGAGAGGTATTATTTGCAGACGACATTGTGGTGAGTGCAGAGGCAAAGAAGGAGGTAGAACAGTTGTGGAGAGAGGCGAAGGAAGTACTGGTGGAAAGTGACAGCAAAGACAGAATGCCTAAATGAAACAGGGGCTGGGAGCgggcatgaagagagagagtagtaaaAATGCAATGTGAAGAGTTAGCAAATGGAGATTAGGAATTTGGGATCCCACTGTGGCAGGTAAGGTGGTCAGAGAGGTAGTTACGAAACGGTAAAGCAGGTGGGGAGCATGGCAGAAACAGTGTGATGTTTCGCAGAAGGTTGTCAAGACGCTGTGAGGAGAGATGTACACGACGGTGGTGATACCGGCGATGATTGTACGGGGTGGGGCTACTGTAACAAAGAGGCGCAGGAGAAGACACCGGATAGCGGAATGAAATGTAGTATGGTCGCTGGACTCACAAGACGGGTAGAGTGAGAAATGAAGAATAAGAGAGGATTTAAAGTCGGGATAGCAGGACTTACGGGAAAGTATAATTTTCCCGTTTGTCGGAGAGGACATGACGCGTGGAAAAGGGTGAGACAGTTACAGGtggcaggaggaagggaaggccgagaagaagatggaagataTTGCTTAACGAAAAGAGAGTCACGAAAATAGGGCCGGTGGGGCGGCAAGTGAGGGAAATCCGCACCCGCGACACTCGACTAGGATTAAGCCagaagatatacgtatatataatatatatttatatatatatatatattatatatatattatatatatctatactatatatttattatataattatttatatgattttatatatattataggtataatatattatataaattatttatatatgtattatgtgtaaccacaacacccacacacacccacacaccacaccagtcaccacacaccacacacacacactcacacacagacaaccatactacattattatataacttataatatatatatataagatatattatattgattttatatatatctttgttatgtatgccatatatatatatgtgtgtgtgtgtgtgtgtgtgttggttgtgtgtgtgtgtttgtggtgtgtgtgtgtgtgtgtgtgtgtgtgggtgtgtatgttgtttgtgtgtgtgtgtgtgtgtgtgtgtgggttatattatata encodes the following:
- the LOC119575714 gene encoding uncharacterized protein LOC119575714, which encodes MRIAVHLREVANSCLTSSFKEDSSQGRKEEENGGRQNVCDRDTERGLTHRATYTGGGQNTQVDNILYRRKELLKVKDCYVLPKEVVAKQHKLVVLEKNLEEEEQMWSTLSSVVQETEEVLRYREVAKAKSRAYEDLHSSLEGQDGQRKAVRIAKQKNKEAQDVYQAERVKDGEGQVLTEDIQIREKWKEYYQQLMNVENPRVEWDIEAAEEREVEEVREEQVTMAVKWMKTGKAVGPDDIPLENGSKVANGNVQKDHRDETYAR